The genomic segment ttgaatattattattattatactattgaacattttaatatactttttactttattcaatataacacaaaatatatataagcataAGAGGTGAACATCGTACACGATATATGGAACaactaactatataaaaattgatcacTTGTGATAGTGATGATAACAATGTAACAGTGTTACCTTATCATAACATCTTCCttcttttcctttttttttttttttacaaatatattaataatacaatagaggataaatgatataaaaaaaaaattatataataataaacacacttatacaaatatacaagaataaatctaaatataaagataataaacaaacaaatagtgtaatatgtaattacttcatgataataattatagcttataagtctAACCGCTTAGGTTTAACTATCATTCTACCAGAACGAGTACACTTTTTatctaagtttaaatttaaattaggttgTGTGTCAAGttcataattaatagttttagagGTGGTTAATGAAGAAGCTATTAAGTGTTTTCTATTTCTTCTGTAATTACCCCCTTTTTCACCTTGAACTATATAAGATCTAGGATATttacaatttgaattattttaccattaatcCAAGGACCATTGGGTActagtttaaataaaactttttcacCAACTGTGAgaggttttaaaatttttgtgtttttattataataatttgccattttatcagttttaattttaattttattttgatgatcacttaatttagttattttgggTTTTAAGTAATCTATAGTAAGAGGTAGTTTTGTTCTAATTGATTTTGACATTAAGAGTTGAGATGGAGAACATAAATTTCCTTTAGGAGTGTTTCGATGATGCATTAgagctatatatatatcagttttactttctttacatttttttagtaatttcttTATTGATTGTATTGATCTTTCAGCTAAACCATTAGATTGAGCATAATTTGGACTTGAAGTGACATGCTCTATGTCCCATTCAtgcataaattgtttaaattctaATGAATTAAATGGTGGACCATTATCGGACACTATTACAGATGGTATTCCAAATCTAGCAAATATTGATTTTAGGTGTTGAATAACAGAAATACTTGTGAACCCTGATGTCAAATG from the Acyrthosiphon pisum isolate AL4f chromosome X, pea_aphid_22Mar2018_4r6ur, whole genome shotgun sequence genome contains:
- the LOC103309039 gene encoding uncharacterized protein K02A2.6-like, with product MLKIVHEGHMGIERCKNSIKDLIFWPNINSDIKNIVENCEVCMKYRNNNSKEPLIPHDIPQIPWFKLGTDIFHFDNKIYLLVVDYYSKFVEIAHLTSGFTSISVIQHLKSIFARFGIPSVIVSDNGPPFNSLEFKQFMHEWDIEHVTSSPNYAQSNGLAERSIQSIKKLLKKFQGEKGGNYRRNRKHLIASSLTTSKTINYELDTQPNLNLNLDKKCTRSGRMIVKPKRLDL